One Methylorubrum extorquens genomic window, TCTTCTCGGCGCTGTTCGCGATCTCCGACGGCGTGCAGTCGGTGGCGCTCGGATGTCTGCGCGGCCTGCAGGACACCAAGGTGCCTATGTTGATCGCTCTGTTTGGCTACTGGGGCATCGGCGTGCCGCTCGGCGCGGCGCTCGCCTGGGGCGCCGGCATGGGCGGACGCGGGATCTGGGCGGGCTTCTGCGCCGGCCTGCTCGTGGTCTCGGTGGCGCTGGTGATCCGCTGGCGGCGGCTGAGTGCCGACCGTCCGCGCGGCTCAAACGCACAGGCGGGGTGAGGCCGGAACCGCGCCCGAAACGCCCCCGTTCCCGCCCCGACGAGACCGGGAGGACCAAGAGACGCCATGGCCGACAAAGACGATCACGAGGTGATCTGGAAGGACTTCAAGGGCGCGGTGAACATGACCGCCTCGGCCTTGGAGACATTCCTTGAATCCGACGAGAGCCGGTCGGTCGGGCAGAAAAAGGATGGCGGCGAGGCCACGGGCCACAAGGAGGGCCGGCGCATCGTCGAGATTCTTCACACGAAGAAGGCCGACCTCAGCGACGACGACTACGCCCATATGAAGAAGGTGACCGGCTACGTGAACCGCCACCTCAAGCAGGGCGGGCCCGAGGACAAGTCCAAGACCGAGGACTCACCCTGGCGACTGTCGCTGATGAATTGGGGCCACGATCCGCTCAAAGATTGACGGGCCCGTTCGTCAGGTGGCCTTGCGCCGCTCCGGGTAGAGACCGGCCAAACCGTCCTCCGAGGCGTCGCAGATGCCGCGCTCGGTGATGATGCCGGTGACGAGGCGTGCGGGCGTCACGTCGAAGGCCGGGTTGGCGACCGGGCTTCCGGGCGAGACCACGGCGACGGTGGCAAAGGCGCCGTCGTCGGTGCGGCCAGTGAGATGAGTGACCTCGCGGGCGTCGCGCTCCTCGATCGGGATGTCGCGCACTCCGTCGTGGAGCGTCCAGTCGATCGTCGAGAACGGCAGCGCCGCGTAGAACGGGATGCGGTTGTCGCTTGCCGCCAGCGCCTTCAGATAGGTGCCGATCTTGTTGCACACGTCGCCCGAAGCCGTGGTGCGGTCCGAGCCGACGATGCAGACATCGACCTGCCCGTGCTGCATCAGGTGGCCGCCGGCATTGTCGGCGATCACGGTGTGCGGCACGCCGTGGGCGTTGAGCTCGAAGGCGGTGAGCGCCGCGCCCTGGTTGCGCGGCCGGGTCTCGTCCACGAAGACGTGGACGGGCACGCCGGCATCGTGGGCGACGTAGATCGGCGCCAGCGCCGTGCCCCAATCGACGGTGGCGAGCCAGCCGGCGTTGCAATGGGTCAGCACGTTGACCGGCCCACTCTTCTTCGCGGCGATCTCGGACAGGATCTTGGCGCCGTGCTCGCCGATGGCGCGGCAGCTCGCGACGTCCTCGTCGGCGATGGCGGCAGCTTCCGCGAAGGCGAGCGCCGCGCGCTCGGATTGCGCGGCGCGGCGTAGGACAGCGGCCATCCGGTCGAGCGCCCAGCGCAGATTGATCGCCGTCGGCCGGGTTGCGGCGAGGGTCGCGGAAGCCCGTTCGATCCCCGCCTCGCTCGCATCCTGCCGCATGGCCAGCGCCATGCCATAAGCGGCGGTGACGCCGATCAACGGCGCGCCGCGCACCACCATCGTGCGGATCGCCACCGCGGCGTCGTCCAGGTTCGCCAGCCGCTTGAGTTCGAAAGCGAAAGGCAGCCGGGTCTGGTCGATGACGGTGACGGCATCGCCGTCGGCCTCGGGGAAGATGGTGCGGTAGGGGCGGCCGTCGATCTTCATGGTGTGCTCGCGCGTGAGAGCATCGGCTCGGCAGCGGCCAGGGCCGTCCGGAGCGATGCCTGACGATGTCTCATCGCGTGAGTGTGTCGCCAGGATGGCCCCGGCCGGTCAAGCCGTCCGAGGCGGTCTTTCGACGGCGCTCTTCAGCGCTTCACCCGCTCGACGTAGATGTCGAGATAGGCGCCGTCGTCGAGGCCGAGCAGGTCGCGGATCATGCCGGGTAGCTTGCACAGCAGGGCCGGCATGGTCGGCGCCTCGGTGGCGAGGCCCGGCACCGGCGAGTCGTGGACGAAGAAGACGCCGGCTGCCTCGTCCCAGGCGCAGCGAACGGTGAATTTGCGGTCCATCGTGCGATCCTCATGGTCGGGGGGGAGGGAGGACGGCGCGGGAGGCGCCGTGCCGTCGTTGTCGAGGGGGCGGTCACGGACCTCCGCCGGGGCCGTGTCGGCCTCAGAACCGTACGGGGCGCACACGCTTCACCTGCGGGATCGCTTCGATCGCCTTCAGAGCCTCGGGAGACACCTCGGCATCCACCGCCACGAAGGCGATGGCGTTACCGCCCTCGGCCTCGCGGCCCATCGCGAAGGTCGCGAGATTGACGCCGGCCTCGCCGAGCACCGTGCCGAAGCGGCCGACGAAGCCGGGCCTGTCGTGGTTGCGCACGTAGAGCATCAGCGGCGCGAAGGGGGCATCGATGCCGATCCCGCGGATCTCGATCACCCGCGGCTTGCCGTCGTTGAAGACGGTGCCGGCGGCGTCGCGCGGCATATCCTCCGCGTCCACGGTGAGGCGCACCACCGATTCGTAGTCGCTGGCCCCGCCCTCGCGCTTGATCTCGTCGACGATGATCCCGCGATCCCGCGCGATCACCGGGGCCGAGACCATGTTCACGTCCTGCAGGATCGGACGCAGCACACCGGTCAGCGCCGCCGAGGTCAGCGCCCGGGTGTTCATTCCGGCCACCGCGCCCTCGTAGGTGAGGCGGATACCCTTGATCGGCGCGTCCGTGAGCTGGCCCAGGAACGAGCCGAGCTTTTCGCATAAGGCCACGAACGGCTTGAGGCGGGGCGCCTCCTCGGCCGAGATTGAGGGGAAGTTGATCGCGTTGGTGATGGCGCCGCTGAGCAGGTAGTCCGCCATCTGCTCGGCGACCTGGAGCGCGACGTTCTCCTGCGCCTCGGAGGTCGCGGCGCCGAGATGCGGCGTGCAGATCACGTTCGGGTGGCCGAAGAGCGGGTTCTCGGTTGCCGGCTCGGTCACGAACACGTCGAGGGCCGCGCCCGCGACATGGCCGGAATCGAGGGCGGCGCGTAGCGCCACCTCGTCCACGAGGCCGCCGCGGGCGCAGTTGACGATGCGGACGCCCCGCTTGGTCTTGGCGAGGTTCTCTTCCGAGAGGATGTTGCGGGTCTTGTCGGTGAGCGGCACGTGGAGCGTGATGATGTCGGCCCGCGCCAGCAACTCGTCGAGTTCGACCTTCTCCACGCCGATCTCGACGGCGCGCTCCGGCGTCAGGAAGGGATCGTAGGCGACAACCTTCAGCTTCAAGCCGATCGCCCGGTCGGCGACCACGGCGCCGATATTGCCGCAGCCGACGACGCCGAGTGTCTTGGCCGTCAGCTCGACGCCCATGAAGCGGTTCTTCTCCCACTTGCCGGCCTGCGTGGAGGCGTCCGCCGCCGGGATCTGGCGGGCGAGCGCGAAGATCAGGGCGATGGCGTGCTCGGCGGTGGTGATCGAGTTGCCGAACGGCGTGTTCATCACGATCACGCCCTTGGCGGTCGCGGCCGGCACGTCGACGTTGTCGACGCCGATGCCGGCGCGGCCGACCACTTTCAGCCGCGTGGCCCCGGCGAGCAGTTTGCCGGTCACCTTGGTGGCGGAGCGGATGGCAAGGCCGTCATAGTCGCCGATGATGGCGGCCAGTGCCTCCTTGTCCTTGCCGAGGCCGGGCCGGAAATCGACCTCGATGCCGCGATCGCGGAAGATCTGGACGGCGGCGTCGGACAGGGCGTCGGAGATGAGCACCTTGGGTTTGGCAGATATAAGTTTGGACACGGGAGCACCTCGCGTCATGCGGGCGCGCAGGATCGCTTCCTCTCGGGAGAGGCGTGGCCGGTCGCCGCGTGCGCGGATACAGGACCGGGAGATCGCTGGAGCGCGTCGATAAGCAAATGGCCGGTCTCATGACCGGCCATCGTGACGTCTCAGACCCTCAGGCCGCCGCGGCGGCGAGCGCCGCCTTCTCTTGGGCGAAGGCCCAGTCGAGCCACGGCGTCAGCGCCGCGATGTCGGAGGCCTCGACGGTCGCCCCGCACCAGATCCGCAGCCCGGCCGGCGCGTCGCGATAAGCGCCGAAGTCGAAGGCCACGCCCTCGCTCTCCAGGCGGCTGACGATGCCGGCAGCGACGGTCTTGACCACGGCGTCGCCCTTGGCGAGCACGTCCGGATCGGTGATCACGAGGCAGACGCCCGTGTTCGAGTAGGTCGCCGGGTCCACCGCGAGGTGGCCGATCCAGGGGGTGCGCGCCACCCATTCGTGGACCACCCGCGCGTTGGCGTCCGCCCGCGCGTGGAGCGCGTCGAGGCCGCCGATGCTCTGCGCCCACTTCAAGGTGTCGATGTAGTCCTCGACCGCGAGCATCGAGGGCGTGTTGATCGTGTCGCCCTTGAAGATGCCCTCGATCAGCTTGCCGCCCTTGGTCAGGCGGAACACCTTGGGGATCGGCCAGGCCGGCGTGTGGCTCTCCAAGCGCGCGACGGCGCGCGGCGAGAGGATCAGCATGCCGTGCGCGGCCTCGCCGCCCATCACCTTCTGCCAGGAATAGGTGACGACATCGAGCTTGTCCCACGGCAGCGGCATCGCGAAGGCGGCCGAGGTCGCATCGCAGATCGTGACGCCCGCGCGGTCTTCGGCGATCCAGTCGCTGTGCGGGACCTTCACGCCGGCGGTGGTGCCGTTCCACGTGAAGACGATGTCGTTGTTCTTCGTGTCGATGGCGTCGAGCTTGGGCAGGATGCCGTGCTCGCCGACATGCACGATCGGGTCGATCTTGAGTTCCTTGAGGGCGTCGGTGACCCACTCGGCGCCGAAGGAATCCCAGGCCATGACCTCGACCGCCTTCGGGCCGAGCATCGACCACATCGCCATCTCGACGGCGCCGGTATCGGAGCCGGGGACGATGCCGATGCGGTAATCGGCGGGAACGCGTAGGACCTTGCGGGTCAGCTCGATGGCCTCGGCGAGCTTCGCCTTGCCGGCGGCCGAGCGGTGCGAGCGGCCGAGCGCCGCGCCGGAGAGGGCATCGAGGGTCCAGCCGGGACGCTTGGTCGTGGGGCCGGACGAGAAATAGGGCACGCGCGGACGCGCGGCGGGCATTTGAACCGTCATGTCATCCATCCTTCCAGATGGTTGCCTCCCGTTGGGGGGAGGTGTCCCGCCGCTGGAAATGACGGATCGCGCGCCGCAATGCAAGCTGCCTTTCCAGCATTCGGGACCTTGTGTGCTGCGGGTGACAGAAGGATGATTCAGTTACCCGAAGAATAGATGCGTCGAAGTTCCATCTAAGATTCGTCCCGCGCGAGCAGGTCGGGCCGGCGCGCCCGCGTCAGGGCGCGGCTCCGTTCGGCCCGCCAGCGGGCGATGGCGGCGTGGTTGCCGCCCATCAAGACGTCGGGGATCGTTCGGCCTTCCCATTCCCGGGGCCGGGTGTAGTGCGGGTATTCGAGCAGCCCGCCCTCGAAGCTCTCCTCGACGCCCGAGGCGTGCTTGCCCATCACGCCGGGCAGCAGGCGCACGCAGGCATCAATGAGCACGAGGGCCGCGATCTCGCCGCCCGAGAGCACGTAATCACCGATCGAGACTTCCTCCAGTTCGCGCGCCTCGATCACCCGCTCGTCCACGCCCTCGAACCGGCCGCAGACGATGATGGCACCCGGCCCCTCGGCCAGCGCCCGCACACGGTCCTGTGTCAGCGGCCTTCCGCGCGGCGACATGAGGAGGCGCGGGCGGGGATCGTGCGCAGGTGCCGCGGCGTCGATGGCGGCGCCGAGCACGTCGCAGCGCAGCACCATCCCGGCTCCGCCGCCGGCCGGCGTGTCGTCCACGTTGCGGTGGCGGCCGAGCCCGTGCTCGCGGATCTGGCACGGCTCCAGGCTCCACGTCCCGCGGCTCAGCGCGTCCCCCGACAGCGAATGGCCGAGCGGCCCAGGAAACATCTCCGGGTAGAGGGTCAGGACGGTGGCTCGCCAGGGGGCCGCCGTGCCGGGAAGGATGGACTCGGTCATGCCGCTTGATGGCGGCGCGGGGCGAGCCGGTCAACGGAGGCGGCTCGCCGAAGCCTCGTCACGAGGGATGAGCGTCGGGCTTCGGAAAACGACGGTGCCGAGGCGGCGATCAGCGCCGGGCCAGCGGCGCCCGCTGCTTCGGTGCGGCGTTCCGGTGGCTCTTGAGCTGCCGGTGTGGGCGCGGGCGGATGCGGCGCTCGGGCCGGTCCATGCCGGGCTCGGCAGAGGGCTCGGCGTCGTATCCGGACGGCCGGTTCACCGTCGAGAGGCCGAACGTATCGGGCGACCCCATGGGAAGCCCGACCGTCGCGCCGGGCATGCCCTGCGCCTGGGCGAGGCTCGCCGGCAGAAGCGTCAGCGCCAGGGCGGCGGAGGCCGCGAGGATCGCGTGGCGAAGAACTGGGTTGTGCATGGGGATCTCGTTCGCGCCTGGGTTCGGACCTGCCTCGATGGAACGAGGCAGATTCGCGAAGGTTCGCTCCGGACGGTGCGTTCCGCGCATTCGCGCGTTGAAAGCCGGCATGATCCGCTTTGCCGCCGCCCTGATCCTCCTAACGCTGCCGGCCATCGCGGCCGAGCCGCTCGCGCCTCCCGGTGCGCTGGCCGAGCGATTCCCGCGGCCGGACCGCCCGGTCGCCGAGATCGTCGCGCCGCAATGGGCGGACGATCGCGAGCGCGATAAGGCCGACGAGGTCGGGCAGGTCGCCCGCCTGATGCGGATCGTCCCCGGCGAGACGGTCGCCGATATCGGCGCGGGCAGCGGCTACTACGTGTTCCGCCTGAGCCCCCGCGTCGGCCCGCAGGGGCGCATCCTCGCTCAGGACATCACGCCGGACTACCTCGCCGATCTGGAGCGCCGGGTCGGCAAGGCTGGGCTCTCCAACGTCACCGTGGTGCGGGGCGAGGCGCACGATCCGCGCCTGCCGCCGGGCTCGGTCGATGCGGCGGTGCTCGTCCACATGTACCACGAGATCGCCCAGCCCTTCGGCCTGCTCTGGAACCTCGCCGCCGCGATGAAGCCCGGCGGCCGGGTCGGGATCGTCGATGCCGATGCGATCCCCTCACGTCACGGCACACCGCCAAAGCTCCTGCGCTGCGAACTCGCAGCGGTCGGCTACCGCGAGGTGTCGATGACGCGCCTGAAGGGCGGTGTCGGCTATCTCGCCGTCTTCGAGGCGCCTGCGCCGGACCGGCGGCCGGCACCGGAGACGATCCGCCCGTGCCAGGACGAGGCCACGCGCGAGAAGCGCTGACGCGTCTTTACCGAATCGGAGGGGTTGGCCAGCCACCCTGCGGACCCGTCCTCGCAATCCGTTCGGCAATGATCCTCGGCCTCTGGCTCGACCAACCCGTCTGGTTGATGTTCGCCCTCCTGTCGGGCGTCTTCCTTGCGTTCTGCCTGCTCTTGAGCCTCCTCACCATCCTGCCATGGACGCGGGCGGGGATCCGCCGGCTCGCGACCGGAATCGTGCCACCCTATATCGGCGTGATCGCGGTGCTGCTGGCATTGCTGACGGGCTTCGTCGCCAACGATGCCTGGGAGCGCCAGCGGCAGGCCAGCCGCGTGCTCCAGGCCGAGCGGTCGCACGCGCTCGCGGTCTACGATCTCAGCATCGCCTCCGCCCCCGACATGAGCGGCCTGCGGACCTCGCTGTTTGTCTATCTCGATGCCGTGGTGAAGGAGGAGTGGCCGTCCATGGCCGCGACCGGCGCCTCGGCGCCCAGCGCCGGCCAAGCGCTCGGGCGTCTGCTCCAAACCGCGGCCGACCCGCGCACCGCCGCGGAGGCGGGGCAGGCGACGCACGCGGCGCTGCTCGAAGCGGTGATGCAGCTCCGCTCGGCCCGCAGCGAGCGCCTCGCGCTCAGCGCCGCCCGCAGCGACGAGAGCAAATGGCTGACGCTGCTCGTGCTCGCCGCCCTGACACTGACGGCAATCGCCCTCGTGCATTGCGAGCGCCCGTTCGCGCAGGCGACGACGTTGGCCCTGTTCTCCGCTGCGATGGTGACGACGCTCGGCGTGATCGCCCTGCACGAGCGACCCTTCGACGGGCCCCTGGCGCTGTCGTCCGAACCGATCCGCCTCGCCCGCGCCGCGATGGAGGCGGGCACACGCTGATCGGGGATCAGCCCGGATCGTCGGCGGGCTTCGGCCCCGGCGGGGCGAACAGGTCGTCGGGCGGGTCGGCGACGACCTTTCCGCCGGCGATGTCGAGGGTCGGCACGAAGGCCTTCGTGAAGGGCATGAGCGCGGTCGGCCCGCCGGCTGCCGGGCGGATTTCGAGCAGATCGCCGCCGCCGAAGTTCGGCACCGCCACGATGGTGCCGATCACCGTTCCGGCGCCGTCCTCGACGGTCAGGCCGATCAGGTCGGTGAGGAAGAACTCGTCCTCGTCTTCGACCTCGCCCAGGCGCTCGCGGGCGATGGCGAGGGTGACGCGGTTGAGGGCTTCGGCGCCGCTGCGGTCGTCCACGCCCTTCACCCGGACGATCAGCAGATCGGGGGAGCTGCCGGGAGCGGGGCGCACGTGGGCGAGTTCGAGGCTGCGCCCGTCGGAGGCATGCAGAGGGCCGTAGCCCGCGATCGCCAGCGGTTCGCCGGTATGGGATTTCAGCCGCACTTCGCCGTGCAGCCCGTGCGGCCGGCCGAACTCGCCGAGCAGAACGAGCCCCGGATCGGGGGAGGCGGGCGGGGGCGGCTTGGCGCCCGGCGGCTTGCGGGCCGAGGTCACGGCTTCCGGCGCGAGGCGGTCGGCGGGGCGGTCGAACCGCGCAGGTCCGCGCGATGAGGAGCCGGGGCGGCGGGCCATGCAGAGTGCCTCGATGACGGCGCGTTTGTCCCGTCCCCTGACGGGGTGGGAGCGAGGGTGGGGTGGTGCCCAAGGCATCCCCCACCCCGGAAGACCCCTCCCCGCAGGGGGGAGGGGATCGGAAGACTTACGCCGCGGCGTCTTCGGCCGGGGCGGCAGCCTTCTCGGCGCGCTTGGCGGCGCGCTCCTTGGCCTTCTCGCCGGGCTCGGCCTTCTGCGGGTTGTTGCGGGTCGGGCGCTTGGCGAGGCCGGCGGCGTCGAGGAAGCGCAGGACGCGGTCGGTCGGCTGCGCGCCCTTGGCGAGCCAGGACTGGATCTTCTCGTTGTCGAGCACGATCCGGGCCGGATCGTCCTTGGCCTTCATCGGGTCGTAGGCGCCGACCTTGTCGATGAAGCGGCCGTCGCGGGGAGCGCGGGCGTCGGCGACGACGATGCGGTAGTACGGGCGCTTCTTGGCGCCGCCGCGGGTAAGACGGATCTTGAGGGACATCAGTCGTTCCTTTCGGTGTCGTGTTTCGCTGGGGTGTTGTGATCGACGCTTTCGGCGATCGTCCGGTGGTGCCGAATCACTTCCTTGACCACGAAGGCGAGGAACTTCTCGGCGAAATCGGGGTCGAGCTTGGCATCGACCGCGAGATTTCTCAGGCGCTTGACCTGACGCGCCTCCCGATCCGGATCGGAGGGAGGCAGACCCTTGCGGGCCTTCAACTCGCCGACCCGCTGCGTGCAGCGGAAGCGTTCGGCGAGCAGATGGATGAGCGCGGCATCGAAGTTGTCGATGCTCTCACGCAGGCTTGCCAGCTCGGGATCGATCCCCTGTGCAGACAAGACCGTCATTTCTTCTTACCCGGCAGGAAGCCGCCGAGGCCCGGCATCTTCGGTCCGCCTAAGCCCGGCAGGCCCGGCATCTTGCCGCCGCCGAGGCCGGCGGGCATCGGCGGGAGCTTGCCGCCGAATTGCTTCTCGATTTCGGCGATCTGCTCCGGCGTCGGCTCGGGCATGCCCGGCGGCAGCTTCATGCCCCCCGGCAACCCGCCGGGCATGCCGCCGCCCAACCCGAACATGTTGCCGAGCGCCTGGCCGATGCCGCCGCGCTTGCCCGAGCCCAGCGACTTCATCATGTCGGCCATGGTCCGGTGCATCTTGAGGAGCTTGTTGATCTCCTCGACCTTGACGCCGGCACCCGCCGCGATGCGCTTCTTACGGCTGTTCTTGAGGAGGTCGGGATTCTTGCGCTCGCCCGGCGTCATCGAGGAGATGATGGCGCGCTGGCGCTTGAACATCTTCTCGTCGAGGTTGGCGCCTTCGACCTGCTTCTTCATCTGCCCCATGCCGGGCAGCATCCCCATCAGGCCGCCGATGCCGCCCATCTTCTCCATCTGGGCGAGCTGCATCGACAGGTCTTCGAGGTCGAACTTGCCCTTCCGCATCTTCTCGGCGGTGCGCAGGGCCTGCTCGTGGTCGATCGTCTCGGCCGCCTTCTCGACGAGCGAGACGATGTCGCCCATGCCGAGGATGCGGTTGGCCACCCGCTGCGGGTGGAATTCCTCCAGCGCATCGACCTTCTCGCCGACGCCGACGAGCTTGATCGGCTTGCCCGTGACAGCGCGCATGGAGAGCGCCGCGCCGCCGCGGGAATCGCCGTCCATGCGGGTCAGCACGATGCCGGTGACGCCGAGGCGCTCGTCGAAGGCGCGCGCGGTGTTGACCGCGTCCTGGCCGGTGAGCGCGTCGGCCACCAGCAGGACTTCGTGGGGGTTCGTCGCCGCCTTGACCTCGGCGGCCTCGTTCATCAGGCCCTCGTCGACCGTGGTGCGGCCGGCGGTGTCGAGCATCACCACGTCGAAGCCGCCGAGCCGGGCGGCCTCCATGGCACGCCGGGCGATCTGCACCGCCGACTGGCCGGCGACGATCGGCAGGCTCTCGACCTCGACCTGCTTGGCGAGCACCGCCAACTGCTCCATCGCCGCGGGACGCCGCGTATCGAGGGAGGCGAGCAGCACCCGGCGCTTGTCGCGCTGGTTCAGCCGCCGGGCGATCTTGGCCGTGGTAGTCGTCTTGCCCGAGCCCTGGAGGCCGACCATGAGGATGGCGACGGGGGCCGGTGCGTTGAGATCGACGACGCTGGCATCGGTGCCGAGCATCGCGATGAGCTCGTCGTTGACGATCTTCACGACCATCTGGCCGGGCGTCACCGACTTGAGCACGACGGCGCCAACCGCCTTCTCGCGCACCTTGTCGGTGAACGCGCGCACCACCTCCAGCGCCACGTCGGCTTCGAGGAGCGCGCGGCGCACCTCGCGCATGGCGGCGGTGACGTCGGCCTCCGTCAGCGCGCCGCGGCGCGTCAGGCCGGAGAGGATACCGGAGAGGCGGTCGGAAAGGCCTTCGAACATCTGTCGCGTCAGCCTGGGCTACTGGTGAAGGCCGGCATTGGCCACGCGGCGCGCACGAAGTGCATCCTCGAAGGACGCCACCGCGCGGGCGAACTTGTCCCGGCACGACGCATCGCAGAAGCCGACCACGGCACCGTTGTAG contains:
- a CDS encoding DUF3140 domain-containing protein, coding for MADKDDHEVIWKDFKGAVNMTASALETFLESDESRSVGQKKDGGEATGHKEGRRIVEILHTKKADLSDDDYAHMKKVTGYVNRHLKQGGPEDKSKTEDSPWRLSLMNWGHDPLKD
- the mtnA gene encoding S-methyl-5-thioribose-1-phosphate isomerase, yielding MKIDGRPYRTIFPEADGDAVTVIDQTRLPFAFELKRLANLDDAAVAIRTMVVRGAPLIGVTAAYGMALAMRQDASEAGIERASATLAATRPTAINLRWALDRMAAVLRRAAQSERAALAFAEAAAIADEDVASCRAIGEHGAKILSEIAAKKSGPVNVLTHCNAGWLATVDWGTALAPIYVAHDAGVPVHVFVDETRPRNQGAALTAFELNAHGVPHTVIADNAGGHLMQHGQVDVCIVGSDRTTASGDVCNKIGTYLKALAASDNRIPFYAALPFSTIDWTLHDGVRDIPIEERDAREVTHLTGRTDDGAFATVAVVSPGSPVANPAFDVTPARLVTGIITERGICDASEDGLAGLYPERRKAT
- a CDS encoding DUF1902 domain-containing protein; this translates as MDRKFTVRCAWDEAAGVFFVHDSPVPGLATEAPTMPALLCKLPGMIRDLLGLDDGAYLDIYVERVKR
- the serA gene encoding phosphoglycerate dehydrogenase, giving the protein MSKLISAKPKVLISDALSDAAVQIFRDRGIEVDFRPGLGKDKEALAAIIGDYDGLAIRSATKVTGKLLAGATRLKVVGRAGIGVDNVDVPAATAKGVIVMNTPFGNSITTAEHAIALIFALARQIPAADASTQAGKWEKNRFMGVELTAKTLGVVGCGNIGAVVADRAIGLKLKVVAYDPFLTPERAVEIGVEKVELDELLARADIITLHVPLTDKTRNILSEENLAKTKRGVRIVNCARGGLVDEVALRAALDSGHVAGAALDVFVTEPATENPLFGHPNVICTPHLGAATSEAQENVALQVAEQMADYLLSGAITNAINFPSISAEEAPRLKPFVALCEKLGSFLGQLTDAPIKGIRLTYEGAVAGMNTRALTSAALTGVLRPILQDVNMVSAPVIARDRGIIVDEIKREGGASDYESVVRLTVDAEDMPRDAAGTVFNDGKPRVIEIRGIGIDAPFAPLMLYVRNHDRPGFVGRFGTVLGEAGVNLATFAMGREAEGGNAIAFVAVDAEVSPEALKAIEAIPQVKRVRPVRF
- a CDS encoding phosphoserine transaminase, which encodes MTVQMPAARPRVPYFSSGPTTKRPGWTLDALSGAALGRSHRSAAGKAKLAEAIELTRKVLRVPADYRIGIVPGSDTGAVEMAMWSMLGPKAVEVMAWDSFGAEWVTDALKELKIDPIVHVGEHGILPKLDAIDTKNNDIVFTWNGTTAGVKVPHSDWIAEDRAGVTICDATSAAFAMPLPWDKLDVVTYSWQKVMGGEAAHGMLILSPRAVARLESHTPAWPIPKVFRLTKGGKLIEGIFKGDTINTPSMLAVEDYIDTLKWAQSIGGLDALHARADANARVVHEWVARTPWIGHLAVDPATYSNTGVCLVITDPDVLAKGDAVVKTVAAGIVSRLESEGVAFDFGAYRDAPAGLRIWCGATVEASDIAALTPWLDWAFAQEKAALAAAAA
- the trmD gene encoding tRNA (guanosine(37)-N1)-methyltransferase TrmD; translated protein: MTESILPGTAAPWRATVLTLYPEMFPGPLGHSLSGDALSRGTWSLEPCQIREHGLGRHRNVDDTPAGGGAGMVLRCDVLGAAIDAAAPAHDPRPRLLMSPRGRPLTQDRVRALAEGPGAIIVCGRFEGVDERVIEARELEEVSIGDYVLSGGEIAALVLIDACVRLLPGVMGKHASGVEESFEGGLLEYPHYTRPREWEGRTIPDVLMGGNHAAIARWRAERSRALTRARRPDLLARDES
- a CDS encoding class I SAM-dependent methyltransferase; its protein translation is MIRFAAALILLTLPAIAAEPLAPPGALAERFPRPDRPVAEIVAPQWADDRERDKADEVGQVARLMRIVPGETVADIGAGSGYYVFRLSPRVGPQGRILAQDITPDYLADLERRVGKAGLSNVTVVRGEAHDPRLPPGSVDAAVLVHMYHEIAQPFGLLWNLAAAMKPGGRVGIVDADAIPSRHGTPPKLLRCELAAVGYREVSMTRLKGGVGYLAVFEAPAPDRRPAPETIRPCQDEATREKR
- a CDS encoding DUF4239 domain-containing protein, which translates into the protein MILGLWLDQPVWLMFALLSGVFLAFCLLLSLLTILPWTRAGIRRLATGIVPPYIGVIAVLLALLTGFVANDAWERQRQASRVLQAERSHALAVYDLSIASAPDMSGLRTSLFVYLDAVVKEEWPSMAATGASAPSAGQALGRLLQTAADPRTAAEAGQATHAALLEAVMQLRSARSERLALSAARSDESKWLTLLVLAALTLTAIALVHCERPFAQATTLALFSAAMVTTLGVIALHERPFDGPLALSSEPIRLARAAMEAGTR
- the rimM gene encoding ribosome maturation factor RimM (Essential for efficient processing of 16S rRNA), with product MARRPGSSSRGPARFDRPADRLAPEAVTSARKPPGAKPPPPASPDPGLVLLGEFGRPHGLHGEVRLKSHTGEPLAIAGYGPLHASDGRSLELAHVRPAPGSSPDLLIVRVKGVDDRSGAEALNRVTLAIARERLGEVEDEDEFFLTDLIGLTVEDGAGTVIGTIVAVPNFGGGDLLEIRPAAGGPTALMPFTKAFVPTLDIAGGKVVADPPDDLFAPPGPKPADDPG
- the rpsP gene encoding 30S ribosomal protein S16, producing the protein MSLKIRLTRGGAKKRPYYRIVVADARAPRDGRFIDKVGAYDPMKAKDDPARIVLDNEKIQSWLAKGAQPTDRVLRFLDAAGLAKRPTRNNPQKAEPGEKAKERAAKRAEKAAAPAEDAAA
- a CDS encoding chorismate mutase produces the protein MTVLSAQGIDPELASLRESIDNFDAALIHLLAERFRCTQRVGELKARKGLPPSDPDREARQVKRLRNLAVDAKLDPDFAEKFLAFVVKEVIRHHRTIAESVDHNTPAKHDTERND
- the ffh gene encoding signal recognition particle protein; this encodes MFEGLSDRLSGILSGLTRRGALTEADVTAAMREVRRALLEADVALEVVRAFTDKVREKAVGAVVLKSVTPGQMVVKIVNDELIAMLGTDASVVDLNAPAPVAILMVGLQGSGKTTTTAKIARRLNQRDKRRVLLASLDTRRPAAMEQLAVLAKQVEVESLPIVAGQSAVQIARRAMEAARLGGFDVVMLDTAGRTTVDEGLMNEAAEVKAATNPHEVLLVADALTGQDAVNTARAFDERLGVTGIVLTRMDGDSRGGAALSMRAVTGKPIKLVGVGEKVDALEEFHPQRVANRILGMGDIVSLVEKAAETIDHEQALRTAEKMRKGKFDLEDLSMQLAQMEKMGGIGGLMGMLPGMGQMKKQVEGANLDEKMFKRQRAIISSMTPGERKNPDLLKNSRKKRIAAGAGVKVEEINKLLKMHRTMADMMKSLGSGKRGGIGQALGNMFGLGGGMPGGLPGGMKLPPGMPEPTPEQIAEIEKQFGGKLPPMPAGLGGGKMPGLPGLGGPKMPGLGGFLPGKKK
- a CDS encoding glutathione S-transferase: MAPANDTTLRIEDAVNDLCPWSGKPIVPEALTLYNGAVVGFCDASCRDKFARAVASFEDALRARRVANAGLHQ